The following are from one region of the Nicotiana tabacum cultivar K326 chromosome 3, ASM71507v2, whole genome shotgun sequence genome:
- the LOC107810981 gene encoding 15.4 kDa class V heat shock protein encodes MEFSTFHPSTRNSFFTSPLLFPYHFIPENYVHWRETPESHIYSADLPGLKKEEIKVEVEDSRYLIIRTEAANETTEPTRSFLRKFRLPGMVDMNGICASYRDGVLTITVPRTLVRRGFFIEPADLPERMVNLGARAGLIYFFQTRLVNISNT; translated from the exons ATGGAGTTCTCAACCTTCCACCCCTCTACACGGAATTCTTTCTTCACCTCTCCTCTCCTCTTTCCCTATCATTTCATTCCTGAGAATTATGTTCATTGGAGAGAGACCCCTGAATCTCACATATATTCCGCTGATCTTCCag GCCTGAAGAAAGAGGAAATAAAGGTGGAAGTTGAGGATTCAAGATACCTGATAATAAGAACTGAAGCTGCCAATGAAACCACAGAACCAACAAGGAGTTTCTTGAGGAAATTTCGGCTACCTGGAATGGTGGATATGAATGGAATTTGTGCTAGTTATAGAGATGGTGTTTTGACAATCACAGTTCCAAGAACTCTTGTGAGAAGGGGATTTTTCATTGAGCCAGCTGACTTGCCAGAAAGGATGGTGAATCTTGGTGCTAGAGCTGGCTTGATATATTTTTTCCAAACAAGATTGGTTAATATTAGTAATACTTAA
- the LOC107810982 gene encoding uncharacterized protein LOC107810982 translates to MDVHLKYAFGRFQEQFGSGPGLGPGSGTNLMKIDGIAPPFIKSVYRAAAALYRTDPWRRLRPGHLFGVRVGKDSDWSGKKQPFSCIQFIGGDGGDIGLYMFRSENDAKKMTGSRETIRVPNVEVLRVTYDLDSVMLPSNKRFVISLALEVSGEDRYPVIDVGRCTTTGELQFRNPTLEELRFVYAVMKGASLLHPLLQQDYGAAPKWSRVTYFEPFIETVDVQWPAEMAKGNDLVAVTISHPPGRGYQEKYSSSSTSTPTKHSEAQMEETFIDVKSNAAVCLRECMLCEEKVSREQSVCCGHCSAVVYCSSVCQKQHWKEAHKDVCGLYRAMMEREEELAMKIFIFSCSAEQPCKWLESLGIHQKGMWRRKCNCYFHCPFGLLPVPGGLWDSWGGLDENEYPHDSPFHNHFRDGISSSVFLSGWLEYYSLRSLPLTSPVADILSHPLTIYYILTALNISSKNLLLKNKEVILHYIGPEGELDWMPAFAEIGHLLHGMGNIHIIMVGPEVPTNLSGTTSGIGSRVRVNLVRGLYQDEANYLPTPHVIMSLNCGLGSYSCWNGALDLIKSTNVPAYFTNESELSCSSSKQVLRAAGLHISYPVTPNPFRSPVRIFGTSTNFPSYSNCFLLGVNT, encoded by the coding sequence ATGGACGTGCATTTGAAATATGCATTTGGTAGATTTCAAGAGCAATTTGGATCTGGACCTGGACTTGGTCCTGGATCAGGAACCAATCTTATGAAGATAGATGGTATTGCACCGCCTTTCATTAAGTCTGTATACAGAGCTGCTGCAGCTTTGTATAGAACTGATCCTTGGAGGCGGTTGCGCCCAGGTCATCTTTTCGGTGTAAGGGTAGGGAAGGATTCAGATTGGTCTGGCAAAAAACAGCCATTTTCTTGTATCCAATTTATTGGTGGAGATGGTGGGGATATAGGTCTTTATATGTTTAGGTCGGAAAATGATGCGAAGAAGATGACTGGTTCTAGGGAGACAATTCGGGTTCCAAATGTTGAGGTTTTGCGGGTTACTTATGACCTGGACTCTGTGATGCTCCCTTCAAATAAGAGATTTGTTATATCGTTGGCATTGGAGGTCTCAGGTGAAGATCGATATCCAGTGATTGACGTTGGCCGCTGCACAACCACTGGTGAGCTTCAGTTTAGGAATCCAACACTTGAAGAGCTTAGATTTGTGTATGCAGTAATGAAAGGAGCTTCTCTTCTGCACCCTTTGCTTCAGCAAGATTATGGTGCAGCTCCAAAGTGGTCTAGAGTGacatattttgaacctttcatCGAAACAGTTGATGTCCAGTGGCCTGCAGAAATGGCCAAAGGAAATGATCTTGTGGCAGTAACAATTTCACACCCTCCTGGTCGAGGATATCAGGAAAAGTATAGCTCGTCATCAACTTCCACTCCCACCAAACATTCCGAAGCGCAAATGGAGGAGACGTTTATTGATGTGAAATCAAATGCAGCTGTCTGTTTGAGGGAGTGCATGCTGTGTGAGGAAAAGGTCAGCAGAGAACAGTCAGTTTGCTGCGGTCATTGCTCTGCAGTGGTCTATTGCAGTTCCGTCTGCCAGAAGCAGCATTGGAAGGAAGCGCACAAAGATGTTTGCGGACTTTACAGGGCCATGATGGAAAGAGAAGAAGAGCTGGCAATGAAGATCTTCATCTTTAGTTGTTCTGCTGAGCAGCCTTGTAAATGGCTTGAATCACTTGGTATTCACCAGAAAGGCATGTGGAGAAGAAAATGTAATTGTTATTTCCACTGTCCATTTGGTCTTCTTCCTGTTCCGGGTGGACTTTGGGATTCATGGGGTGGCTTGGATGAGAATGAATACCCTCATGATTCACCTTTTCATAATCATTTTAGAGATGGGATATCAAGCTCAGTCTTCTTATCTGGTTGGCTAGAGTACTACAGCCTCCGGTCATTACCACTAACGAGTCCCGTTGCAGATATTCTGTCTCATCCCTTGACAATCTATTACATATTGACAGCACTCAACATCAGCTCAAAGAATCTGTTACTCAAGAACAAAGAGGTGATCCTCCACTACATTGGACCTGAAGGTGAGTTAGATTGGATGCCAGCCTTTGCTGAGATTGGTCATCTACTCCACGGAATGGGCAATATACACATAATAATGGTCGGGCCAGAAGTCCCCACTAATTTATCCGGGACAACTTCTGGAATAGGTAGCAGAGTGAGGGTAAACCTTGTAAGGGGTCTTTACCAGGACGAAGCCAACTATCTGCCAACTCCTCACGTTATCATGTCTTTGAATTGTGGGTTAGGAAGCTATTCATGTTGGAATGGAGCTCTTGACTTGATAAAATCCACGAACGTTCCAGCTTATTTCACCAATGAGTCCGAACTTTCGTGCTCAAGTAGTAAACAAGTTCTTCGCGCTGCAGGGTTACATATTAGCTATCCTGTAACACCAAATCCTTTCCGTTCTCCTGTGAGGATTTTTGGCACTTCCACTAATTTCCCATCATATAGCAATTGTTTTTTGTTAGGAGTAAATACATGA